Sequence from the Microplitis demolitor isolate Queensland-Clemson2020A chromosome 2, iyMicDemo2.1a, whole genome shotgun sequence genome:
CAAATTCATAGATAAGTAtccaataaattcaaattgaatatttttttcatatgaaaatatgataaacttttttcaagtACTGAGAATCATCAAgagaagaaatttaaattaaatggccCGCGCTTTTgtgtttttacttttaaaaaaaaacatctaaaactaattttacatGAAAGTTTCGTAATGAAAATTTCTCCGgtgttgttttaaaattttcttgagcttAAATGCTTTACTGCAGTCGTTACAaacgaataatttattgtttacatGGCTCATCATGTGTTGTTCAAATCTCCGGACAGAAGTTGTCATGTAAAGACATTCAGtacatttatgaaaattttttttgtgagctTGAATATGAAGCTTTAGGTTATACATATTCGTAAAAGTATCTTGACAAAGTTGGCAGTTTAGTGTTTTACTAAATGGATTTATTGTATGAAAATGCGACTTGTGATTATCCATTCCCCGTAaacttaaaagttttattttacaaacatcgcacttatatatttttttaacagcacGAGAGTGCGCGTTAAATTCAAAAGAGTTATTGTGATTCTGTgaggattttaattttccttcATCACTATGGCTGTAACGAATGTGAAGACTTATATGACGTGTCGTACTTGCTCTATAATCGCAATAGCAACACTGATAACTTTCAAGCTGTGAAGATTTAGTTGAACTCGAGGGATTACGAAGATGAATTCTCATCTTGTGTagtcttaaattttttggataagcaGTCGTGAATTTGCACTCCGTACATTTGAAAGGTCGCACTTTCATGTGAACATTCGTAATGTGTATTTTTATAGCCTGAGAAGTTGAAGATGCGTACAAACAGTGCGGACATTTGTGAGAACGTATTTTTGTATGAGTAAACATGTGTAGCTTTAATGATACTTTAGTATTACTTGCATATTCGCACAGTGCGCATTCAAAACGTCTGCCAGGGTGCCGATACTTGACGTGGAATTTTAGTAGATCTGAAATATGAgcagataataaataatttaaataagaaactTTATATAGTTAATTTTCAAACATTCAGGAACTTACCTTCTGATTCAAACGATTTGTTGCACTGCTCACACTCGTAATTTAATGGCACCTGAACTTCCGGctcttgataaaatttaatttcattacattctttttttatttcccaggCAGGACTTTCTATAAACTcgggttttaaataattgggGATGTCAATTTGTAGGGGATTTTGTTCCAGCTCATGGTCTGGCAAACTAATAGAATCATCTGATGACTCGCTGCTGCTATCGGGCAGTGAAAAATTTCTGAGCTGAACGAAAGGAAGATATTTTCTTAGAATATTCAGCTCGCGTGTGTCAACAGGAAATTTATCCCAAGAACATGCAGGGTTTAATTCACCATCGATACTTCCAGAGCTATTTCCGGTATCATCTTCAGCAGCTTCaatattcataaaactttttttaaattctatttcattagttaaattatttttgtagtcATCAACcgatacaaattttatttcttcagtACTGTCATTTTTACTCCCCACCCAACTTTCTTCGCTTTCATTTAGTGACTCGACCTTCAGTATCTCAATGCGATTTAGTACGTCTgagttttcataaaaattattatgattattcaAATCTGgaagtaaattttcatcagcAACTTGTGATACTGAGTTAATATTTAACGTCCGTATGTCAGAGTTTCTTTCTTCGGGTCTCGAATTACATGAACCCAAAACTTTTGATAACTCttgcattaaattataatgattgTTGTCATCCATCATCTCATCTTCAATAAACACTGGGTCCAATCTATTATTTGAATCAGCGCCAGCTGATGATGTACTCAGTGATGTACTTACAGGATTTATGATCCCGCGCCGTGGTATcgtaactttaaaataaaatttattaaaatataaattttttaaaattttaaagcaaatttaaaattacctgtGTCATACAGGAATTCTACATCAGAATCATCGCAGTCCGTTTCATCGTCACTGATCTCAATAATTTCTGTCGcatgcatttttaaaaatgtaaataatctgtaactattaattaataaattatttaaattaaaacttttaataaaaatactttttttatcataacctATTTTACCTTCGGTTTTTTGTCTGATCAACAGACTTAATTACttgtcaaatatttatttaatagaaattattctcggtaattatttgtcagttttaattgatattgatctttttaattcaacattgGTTCGATACTTTATAGCTGTACGAATAACATACGGACTTTACTTTCTTCATTCACTGGAAGTGTCGCAATGCCGGAGATGAAATGCTTAAAGGCGGGAATttcaaattagtaaaaataattatttagaaaataattatgggTTTCTGAGTAtcgattgtaattttaaaagttcatGTCGTAagtaattgaagaaatttaattattaaacatatacatatatatttacctgatttataaaataaaaattaaattaagttttaatttttaattatttattaatataaaagtagtacagaaaaatgaaattttagaaaaactttaaacataataattttattttaatatatttctctatattaatttgttagtacgcacaatattttaataataataatatttaaatttctttttatagataaatgaaaaattatcaaaggCAATAAAGTAATGTAAtaatcgaaattatttaaatccaacCAATAAGTCTACCGTgcaaactaaattatttaatcgtgACTAATTTCTCCAACAATCAAATCACAATTAAATTCTGCAACGGAAATTTAACTCAATGATTGTTAGTTCTGTGACGATTAAGACATTGGTAGTGAACAAAATTATAAGGACACTCCGGACACTTGTATCTCTTGCTTTGCAATTGTGAAATATGGTAAAATCTCCAGTGCTCTCTCAATAGTCCTTTCTGCTGAAATGATTTCCCGCAATCATTGCAAATAAACAAGCTGTCATCAACATGCTTGTTCATGTGGTTCTCTAGCGAACTTGCCCTCGTTTTCTTATATTGACAAATGTTGCATTCATAATAATCTCCGTTCTTATGGGCACTAAAATGAATCGCTAAACTTCGTTGGTCTCGAAACGTTTCTTTGCAAATTCTGCATCTCAAGTGATTATTACCAGACAATCGCCATAAGTGAACATCGTGCTTGTGCTTTAAAAGACTACGAGAGTTAGCAAATTTCGCTCGGCATTCATGACACTCGTATGGCTTTTCTTTTGTATGAGACCGGACATGAATTTTAATACTCTTCAGGCAAGTGCTAACATAAGAACAGCGCGGACATTTATAGAAACGTTCACCATCTTGTTTCCTAATGCGTAAATTCACTGCTGATGAATAGTCAAACTCTTTCTCACATTCTTTACAAtcgtgaatatttttaacaggACTACGCTCACGTTTTTTAAACAGAactgaaacaaaaattaattggtaaaaaaattttatctgtgataaataaattcaaaaactaaataaataaaaaaatactcactcgctaatttataagattttttatctttagaTTCAGCCACTGGTTGATTTTCCAATGACTCCTGACTGTTATCAATTGCTTCTGtgttattgtatttatttaaatcttttaaactaaaaacgttatcaatttttaattcagtaaTTGGTTTTACTGATTCGAAAATTGGTTTCACTGATTCAACAACTGGTTTTACTGATTCAGTGTTTTTTTCATGTGCAGTTCCAGCATTTGAATTATCAGTAACATCATCAATTTGTACCAGCAAATTTGATAGGCCACTAGCTCCATTGTTCAGAACAAGATCATTCTTGTCATTCTTCGAATTGTCAGTATCAACCGGTACTAAATTTTCTTCACTACAATCATTTTGTGTTGAATGTTTCTCTTCATCCTTGACATCCAATTTTTCAACTGCATCATTTGCTTTgtctttatctttatcttcCCTCTGagaattgattttatttatcaattcatTGATCGTCtcaagattatttttcaattcttctagctttattttatttttatcatcacccGGCAGGAAACTATTATTAGAAATAGGACTAGCAGTAGTACTACTAGTAGAAATACTAGTATTACTACTAGTACAAGTACTATTGATACATGCGCTACCAGTAATACGAGTAGAAGCAGTAGAAGTCAAAGAATTATTAGAGTTAGAGTATCTTGAACTTTGATTGGCAACGATAACTCTTGAGTTAATACTATTTGTTAATGCTCGTATATTTTGCATTGCAAGacgattcaaaattaaacattCACTCAACATTTTCATTCTTTGTACTGCCGGAATAACTGACGGGCCATTATTATATAAACGGCATTGATTTGTAAGCGCAAACAATGAATTAAGAACATTATTTTCTGAATGTTTTTTGGCCACCGCTTCGTAAACAACTAAAAcaaacagaaataaaaatcagtttttcaatagtgtaagtaaaaatacccaacagataatttttttttcatatcagCATCGAAacaaagtttcagtgtctctacaTCCAGTCAAAAGAAGCGAATTTCAGTCCAATGCCGAGAATTAATTAGCAAACGCGTTAATTGTGAATGTCTTCAGTCAGTGTAATTATAgattgcaaatgacaatttaatAGTTGATGACACCATTGGTCTTAAATTGACTTGTTTCTGGCTACTGACACTAAAACTTTgagttccaatgcaggtaacCATAAAAATATCAACGGGAAGAAACAgatttcagactgcgggtGGTCAGCCAACTTTACCCTGGTctgaaatcattttatttcatcccttgtcacacaatatactattaaaattttttttaaattgaccgcCTGTTGCTATATCATGAGAAAAGAAATCACCAGCACTTTTATCAcactataattaaataattaataaaaatacttacgaACAACTTCTTCATCCTGGTTCTCTACATGTGAAGTTTCATCATCGCTAGTTATGTCTACTATTTCCGGCAGAGTGCTCattttgtagtttatttaaattttttatcgtattgttgataaatacaacaataaaaaattctctcctacaattaaattacaatgtaCAGACAAcacattcatatttttatgacCTTGATTTATAACATAACCTAATTACCTGATTATTTACAGTAGTAATCAAACAGCCTTTgatttattacattttgcttattaattaactttgatattatttaaactttttattttaaccatcCAATTGCTTAAATTACgtccattttttataaaaataacgtcagtaaaacttaaaatttcttaacggtttttttttaatttcaatagaaaatgGCAGGCCGTAGTCACTTTCGcgccattttttaaactaatttaaattttaaataaaaaataaaaacgcaatatatttaattatttattaaaataaattatagtacatgcaattaataaatgcgattattttttactgtaacaataaaaaaaaataataatcagtttatttttaattcatttctgTCTCATAATcttaatcattataattttctttataaaaattaatttaaagatatAGATATGTTAATTCATAATAACGTTTAATAAAAtgcatgattttttaataatcatatattaatttgcatacttatatgtaattaaataaaataaacttttttttttcaacttcataAGGAGAGACCCAGTAcctgatcagggaactagtactcaATTATGTATTGATGCATTGTGATTGAGTACTAGTTCTCTGATTGGATACTgagtttttttacttaaattatttaaaactttcttttccttattttttaatctttggAAGATTCCGCTCTATGAGCGAATTTAAAATGACGAATAAAAGAACCGTAGGAGGTTGAAATTTTCTCGCACTTTGGGCATTTgtaattttcaactttttgaaaatgtgTATAATGATGACACTTCCAATGGTtttccaacaattttttttccttaaatgatttattacaaTCATAGCAAACGTATGGTTGACTTTTGTCATCAATTCCTTTTattggtttatttattatcgttGATGGTCTTGTTGCTTTTGTTTTTTGTGTTTGGTTATGAGTATCAGCTACTGAAGCATGAGATTTTTCAGGATTTGTAGACTGCATTGCTTTGTTTTCAGATGGATTTGCATTTGATGAAATAATGAACATTTGCTGATTCAAACATTTCCTTGCTCCATCAACACTATGAACAGCGGAATGTTTTTTCAAAGTATCTGCAGCTGTAAAAGCCCTTGGGCACTTTGGACATTTGTACCGACGATCTCCGGCATGTGAACGTAAGTGACGCACCAAGTTGCCAGAAAACGCAGTGGTATAATTGCATTGAGAACACTTATGAGGCCGATCGCCAGTATGGATCTTAATGTGTCTTTGCAAGTTGTATGCATTTGCAGAAGAATATGGACAGTAAGAACACTTGTATGGAAGTTGAAAATGAATCTTTGTGTGTTGTTGCAAAGTAGCCGGTGTCGCACACGAAAATTCACAATGAGAACATTTATATAGACGTTCTCTAGTATGGATCAGTGTGTGTCGCTGCAAATTGCTATTAGACGAACAGGAAAATTCGCAATAGGAACATTTATATGGACGCTCTCCAGTGTGACTACGGGTATGAATTCGAAGATTTTCTAAAGTTATGCTGGTAAATTTACAAAGATCACATTTGTGCAATCGCTCTCCGGTGTGGACTCTAAAATGACGTTGCAAATTCGCTTTTGATGCAGAAGCATAATTACAAAATGTACATTTGAACGGAAAGTTACGAGTGTGTTGCATAATGTGACGTTTTAAGTGACTCGAAGACATATAAGGACAGTGTggacatttttttacttttcttccACGATATGTGCCgtaattattctcaatatGTTTATCTAAgagttttgtaaaataaattaattattacttacagatatatgaagatatttatgatactgaaattagctgacgtctaatttttggattttttaaaaaatgataaattataaaataatatttttaaaaactgcacctgtagtaatttaaattttttatgtatgcatttttaagattacttttagtttaaattgatttgatgaaaaaaaatccaaaaataattagacgtcggctattttcagtatcatgatatttaataaaaattgacgaGGTACCTGTCGAATCAAATGACGTGTTACAGTACGTGCTAAGTACTTGATTTTCATCATTATCGTTTTGAAGATTGCTGTCCAATGAAGCTGCTTCTGGTTCTTTATGTTTTGATCTGACAGCTAAAGCTGAAGAATCCACAGCATTCTTAGAGGATATTCTATCCAGTTGAACCAGAGGTGAATAATTTGGCgggatatttaattttgcattTACCAGACAAGTAGTCGAACTTTCAGCTTCAGGTTCGGCAGGAGCTACATCTCGCTGTGTTGATGGACAGTCATAATCATAATTGATCTAAAATTAAACAGACAAATGAGTGAATATTAAACTAACTTAcaggtttttaatttttatactaacGAATGATGACTCCTCTTCACTCTTCAGTACTTCAGCAGTGTCAGTTGCTTGAGAATTATaacaaattgaaataatatctTCATCTGAGTCTTCCAATTCAATGTCATCatcttcattaattttaatagaaccagtctgttttttatttttttgtaaattattattgacatctttaaataaaaatttatttgactttttattGTCACTGAGTTTTGACAGAGTGGGGTTAGGaactggaaatttttttagtaaaacaaTTGGAAGATAACTTTTAGGaacatttgataaaaattttaatttaaaactcgacatttttttaaatttattttttgtggaTAATTAAAAAGgtaacaaataaaacaattagcAAGTGGTTTTATCTTGTCAACAtgtccgccattttgaatGGATTTTTACCGCCATCTCGTTGGTATTTTGGcagattgattttttttaaattctatcaaAGATTGAGTtcgcatatttatttttttaattaagaaaattaattgtttttaaaaaatttatgtgcgCGCGCACAGTTATtaatagttttgaaaattagtaaaagAACATGAACTTGTTAGCAAATAATCGACAATtgtcggatttttttttcaataaatcaattgtaattttttgaatattcaatttttaaataaattcaaaaattattagacatcggctaacttcagtatgataaaagaacaataaaaaaaatatacttgataaaataaaacacgaactatttattggaattaatttacataaaatattgatgACAATTCAAAATGTGACGAAAgattttttcgttttcaacaaaacaataattatatttattatcgactttgataaaagtttaaattattaagtatcaCTTAAAGTCATTAATTCTAATCTATAATTTTCACGTGGATTTAATTGACgtttaatacttttatgtttaaatttaacttaacaTTAAATTAACGTTTCTCGCttcgtagaaaattttaattcattagttTCAGATTGATTTGATcgaatgtttttttctcaggTGATGCACCAAAGTCCTATGATGAGAATATTGAGCTTGACATACATTACATTCAAATTGTTTCCCGCTCATAGGAGTAAACtttggt
This genomic interval carries:
- the LOC103572181 gene encoding hunchback-like protein, which translates into the protein MHATEIIEISDDETDCDDSDVEFLYDTVTIPRRGIINPVSTSLSTSSAGADSNNRLDPVFIEDEMMDDNNHYNLMQELSKVLGSCNSRPEERNSDIRTLNINSVSQVADENLLPDLNNHNNFYENSDVLNRIEILKVESLNESEESWVGSKNDSTEEIKFVSVDDYKNNLTNEIEFKKSFMNIEAAEDDTGNSSGSIDGELNPACSWDKFPVDTRELNILRKYLPFVQLRNFSLPDSSSESSDDSISLPDHELEQNPLQIDIPNYLKPEFIESPAWEIKKECNEIKFYQEPEVQVPLNYECEQCNKSFESEDLLKFHVKYRHPGRRFECALCEYASNTKVSLKLHMFTHTKIRSHKCPHCLYASSTSQAIKIHITNVHMKVRPFKCTECKFTTAYPKNLRLHKMRIHLRNPSSSTKSSQLESYQCCYCDYRASTTRHISLHIRYSHSDEGKLKSSQNHNNSFEFNAHSRAVKKIYKCDVCKIKLLSLRGMDNHKSHFHTINPFSKTLNCQLCQDTFTNMYNLKLHIQAHKKNFHKCTECLYMTTSVRRFEQHMMSHVNNKLFVCNDCSKAFKLKKILKQHRRNFHYETFM
- the LOC106694296 gene encoding RB-associated KRAB zinc finger protein, yielding MSTLPEIVDITSDDETSHVENQDEEVVLVYEAVAKKHSENNVLNSLFALTNQCRLYNNGPSVIPAVQRMKMLSECLILNRLAMQNIRALTNSINSRVIVANQSSRYSNSNNSLTSTASTRITGSACINSTCTSSNTSISTSSTTASPISNNSFLPGDDKNKIKLEELKNNLETINELINKINSQREDKDKDKANDAVEKLDVKDEEKHSTQNDCSEENLVPVDTDNSKNDKNDLVLNNGASGLSNLLVQIDDVTDNSNAGTAHEKNTESVKPVVESVKPIFESVKPITELKIDNVFSLKDLNKYNNTEAIDNSQESLENQPVAESKDKKSYKLAILFKKRERSPVKNIHDCKECEKEFDYSSAVNLRIRKQDGERFYKCPRCSYVSTCLKSIKIHVRSHTKEKPYECHECRAKFANSRSLLKHKHDVHLWRLSGNNHLRCRICKETFRDQRSLAIHFSAHKNGDYYECNICQYKKTRASSLENHMNKHVDDSLFICNDCGKSFQQKGLLREHWRFYHISQLQSKRYKCPECPYNFVHYQCLNRHRTNNH
- the LOC103572213 gene encoding zinc finger protein 431 gives rise to the protein MSSFKLKFLSNVPKSYLPIVLLKKFPVPNPTLSKLSDNKKSNKFLFKDVNNNLQKNKKQTGSIKINEDDDIELEDSDEDIISICYNSQATDTAEVLKSEEESSFINYDYDCPSTQRDVAPAEPEAESSTTCLVNAKLNIPPNYSPLVQLDRISSKNAVDSSALAVRSKHKEPEAASLDSNLQNDNDENQVLSTYCNTSFDSTDKHIENNYGTYRGRKVKKCPHCPYMSSSHLKRHIMQHTRNFPFKCTFCNYASASKANLQRHFRVHTGERLHKCDLCKFTSITLENLRIHTRSHTGERPYKCSYCEFSCSSNSNLQRHTLIHTRERLYKCSHCEFSCATPATLQQHTKIHFQLPYKCSYCPYSSANAYNLQRHIKIHTGDRPHKCSQCNYTTAFSGNLVRHLRSHAGDRRYKCPKCPRAFTAADTLKKHSAVHSVDGARKCLNQQMFIISSNANPSENKAMQSTNPEKSHASVADTHNQTQKTKATRPSTIINKPIKGIDDKSQPYVCYDCNKSFKEKKLLENHWKCHHYTHFQKVENYKCPKCEKISTSYGSFIRHFKFAHRAESSKD